The following coding sequences are from one Bacteroidales bacterium WCE2008 window:
- a CDS encoding TonB-linked outer membrane protein, SusC/RagA family — MKLFNKLRCLFLTALIASTSSLYAQNINVTGKVTDQDGLPVIGATVMLSSNQTVGALTDTDGNYSISVPSRSSLIFSCIGYETQTVAVDGRNVINIVFAADNEFLEETVVIGYGTQKKKLITGSTVNISGEDIQKQNTTNALGALYSSVPGVNIVQTNGMPGSGYSIKVRGIGTTGNSDPLIVIDGVAGGNLDDLNPADIESIDILKDAASAAIYGARAANGVVLVTTRQGKIGEKKASVTFDAYMGFQSPNTNGVRSVTAQEYLDLIDRAYTSFGSLQEGQHWYDLEALMPVQKQWLESGKWNGTDWFKESINKNAPTNNIVLGITGGGDAVRYSLSFSKSYQEGTLGMPKPTYFDRTTIRANTDFTILKKNDRDVIKLGENVTVSITDSRGINTGGIFNNDVHNALIKTPLLPAYDLDGSIYTYDKQLRDGWIVKDDEANSLQQADLTEKQGKGVRVQGSVYLEVTPVKELKIRTAFGFRAFTHFGREYTPEYALTSTNYKKYDSVSQNSRVNTNWTWELTANYKKTFAENHTVEALAGTSIEATGWGMELSGTRSSTKFKTWNSANVGSVENALTTDENASMDGKNTVPYYDLISVFGRLNYSYMDKYLFTAIVRSDASRNFDRNFKRGLFPSVSAGWIITSEPWMEFSRSWLNFFKLRGSWGQNGNCMIDPFQYASIITLDGSYDFSYDQMNPTVAAYPQNVANKRLTWETSEQLAIGFDSRFLRSRLGVNFDWYRKDTKDWLVTPDNRAIMGANASPINGGAVRNAGIELNLTWNDHIGDLSYSLGLNGSYNKNKVLYIKNEEGIIHGDPKILSENVRNLDGFQAKPGKPIGYFLGIASEGIFQNQAQIDKYNDNGYAFINGYEQTQPGDVIWIDQNGDGNYDEQDCIEIGNPNPDFTMGFSINLAWKGLDFSISGSGAFGHQIMQSYRQFALQELENYTNNFVNRLWTGEGSTNKFPRFSHGSHNNFKCNGYNSDIWAQDADYIKIRNITLGYDLKNVLKGLPFKSLRLFVSGQNLFTFTGYDGMDPEVGTYPDIRYKWASGVDIGYYPSPKVYMAGVSIKF, encoded by the coding sequence ATGAAGCTATTCAACAAACTTCGCTGCTTATTCCTTACAGCGTTGATTGCTTCTACGTCGAGTCTGTACGCGCAGAACATCAATGTGACAGGAAAGGTAACAGATCAGGATGGACTGCCTGTAATAGGCGCCACTGTAATGCTCAGCAGTAACCAGACTGTTGGAGCACTCACTGACACGGACGGAAACTATTCTATCAGTGTTCCTTCCAGATCATCTCTCATTTTCTCATGCATAGGCTATGAGACCCAGACTGTAGCTGTGGATGGACGTAACGTGATCAATATCGTCTTTGCCGCAGACAACGAATTCCTCGAAGAGACCGTAGTCATCGGTTATGGTACCCAGAAGAAGAAACTCATTACCGGATCGACTGTCAACATTTCCGGAGAGGACATTCAGAAACAGAACACCACCAATGCCCTTGGAGCTCTCTACAGCTCAGTCCCAGGCGTCAATATCGTCCAGACGAACGGTATGCCTGGATCGGGATACTCGATCAAAGTACGTGGTATCGGTACGACAGGCAATTCAGACCCTCTCATTGTCATCGACGGCGTGGCCGGAGGCAATCTTGATGATCTCAACCCTGCCGACATCGAGTCCATCGATATCCTCAAGGATGCTGCTTCTGCAGCAATCTACGGTGCTCGTGCCGCCAACGGCGTCGTTCTCGTGACCACCAGGCAGGGAAAGATCGGCGAGAAAAAAGCGTCAGTCACTTTTGATGCATACATGGGATTCCAGAGTCCTAACACCAACGGAGTCCGCAGCGTGACCGCCCAGGAATATCTGGATCTTATCGACCGTGCCTATACAAGCTTCGGTTCTCTCCAGGAAGGACAGCACTGGTATGACCTTGAGGCTCTCATGCCTGTCCAGAAGCAGTGGCTGGAGAGCGGAAAGTGGAATGGAACAGACTGGTTCAAAGAATCTATCAACAAGAATGCCCCTACCAATAACATAGTATTAGGTATAACCGGAGGCGGAGACGCCGTAAGGTACTCGCTCAGCTTCTCCAAATCCTATCAGGAAGGTACGCTCGGCATGCCGAAACCTACATATTTCGACAGGACGACCATACGCGCGAACACCGATTTCACCATTCTCAAAAAGAACGACCGTGATGTCATAAAACTTGGCGAAAACGTTACCGTCTCGATAACTGACTCACGCGGAATCAATACCGGAGGCATCTTCAACAACGATGTCCACAACGCTCTTATTAAGACTCCTCTCCTTCCTGCTTACGACCTTGACGGCTCGATCTACACATATGACAAGCAACTCAGAGACGGCTGGATCGTAAAAGATGACGAAGCTAACTCCCTGCAGCAGGCAGACCTTACAGAGAAACAGGGCAAGGGAGTACGCGTCCAGGGAAGCGTCTATCTCGAAGTCACCCCTGTCAAGGAACTCAAGATACGCACGGCCTTCGGTTTCCGCGCCTTTACCCACTTCGGCCGCGAGTACACTCCGGAATATGCACTGACTTCGACGAATTACAAGAAGTATGACAGCGTAAGCCAGAATTCAAGAGTCAATACGAACTGGACATGGGAACTCACCGCCAACTATAAGAAGACCTTTGCAGAGAACCATACGGTCGAAGCTCTCGCCGGTACCTCAATTGAAGCTACTGGATGGGGCATGGAGCTTTCCGGAACCCGTTCTTCTACAAAATTCAAGACATGGAATTCCGCAAACGTCGGTTCAGTAGAAAATGCGCTGACCACGGACGAAAATGCAAGCATGGACGGCAAGAACACAGTCCCTTACTATGATCTTATCTCCGTATTCGGCCGTCTGAACTATAGCTACATGGACAAATATCTGTTTACGGCGATTGTACGTTCAGACGCGTCAAGGAACTTCGACAGAAACTTCAAGAGAGGTTTATTCCCGTCAGTGTCTGCAGGTTGGATCATCACTTCCGAACCATGGATGGAGTTCTCCAGGAGCTGGCTCAACTTCTTCAAGCTGCGCGGGAGCTGGGGACAGAACGGAAACTGCATGATCGATCCATTCCAGTACGCAAGTATAATTACTCTCGACGGATCATATGACTTCTCGTACGACCAGATGAATCCGACAGTTGCAGCATATCCTCAGAATGTCGCAAACAAGAGACTTACATGGGAGACTTCCGAGCAGCTCGCCATAGGCTTCGACTCACGCTTCCTCAGAAGCCGTCTTGGAGTAAACTTCGACTGGTATCGCAAAGACACCAAGGACTGGCTGGTAACCCCTGACAACAGAGCCATAATGGGAGCAAACGCATCTCCAATCAACGGCGGCGCCGTACGCAATGCCGGAATAGAACTCAACCTCACCTGGAACGACCATATCGGGGATCTCTCCTACAGTCTCGGGCTCAACGGTTCTTACAACAAGAACAAAGTCCTCTATATCAAAAATGAAGAGGGAATAATCCATGGAGATCCAAAGATACTGTCCGAGAACGTCAGGAACCTTGACGGTTTCCAGGCAAAGCCGGGCAAACCTATCGGATACTTCCTCGGTATCGCCAGCGAAGGTATCTTCCAGAACCAAGCCCAGATCGACAAGTACAATGATAACGGATACGCCTTCATAAACGGATATGAGCAGACCCAGCCGGGCGACGTGATCTGGATCGACCAGAACGGCGACGGCAACTACGACGAACAGGACTGCATCGAGATCGGCAATCCTAATCCTGACTTCACGATGGGATTCAGCATCAACCTGGCATGGAAGGGACTCGATTTCAGCATCAGCGGTTCGGGCGCATTCGGCCACCAGATCATGCAGAGCTACCGTCAGTTCGCGCTTCAGGAGCTGGAGAACTATACCAACAACTTCGTCAACCGCCTGTGGACAGGAGAAGGTTCTACCAACAAGTTCCCTCGCTTCTCCCACGGATCGCACAACAACTTCAAGTGCAACGGTTACAACAGCGACATCTGGGCACAGGACGCTGACTATATCAAGATCAGGAACATTACTCTCGGCTATGACCTGAAAAACGTGCTGAAAGGACTTCCGTTCAAGTCACTCAGATTATTCGTATCAGGCCAGAACCTCTTCACATTCACCGGATACGACGGGATGGACCCTGAGGTCGGAACATACCCTGATATAAGATACAAATGGGCTTCCGGAGTCGATATCGGATATTATCCTTCTCCTAAGGTTTATATGGCTGGCGTAAGCATCAAATTCTAA
- a CDS encoding SusD family protein, which yields MKKIILTLFTCLFAVISCDKIEDMLDATNYQKADSSSFPKTEKDAEQLINAPYYTFYSLYNGSIFRTNLFRHMIASDDVYGHGSESSTETSAADRLLEVSGEETNAPWIDYYKGLHRCNFAIEAISAMDDALFTGDNKNWYLGQAHFMRAFYLWTLADKHETFPLTLTAEVDNLPNATVDEIYEAIAADLTEAIRLIPAKYGYSRENNQVGRATKYAAEALMGRVWLFYTGFYKKDKMADVTKEMVISYLEDCANTSVSHFDLEDDPRALWAYTNEYSSGLKYSEEGFDTYVSREKIRWVGNHSKETIFATHFSLTGTDRNRLGEWLGIRNSSKTTNATCYPYSAKSNGNASVNPLMVKEWYEDPDYGPADKRFYGSLMASRNADEVYPWFNDGYVEIPDFSGDNAKEVERTLFYPKKYIAVACYADGNKSSMYNNFFHAINSSVSDNNNGLRNDAIYIRFADVLLMLDELKGTVTGMNRLRARAGLAPYDSYSFERLQKERRYEFAFEGLRFDDLRRWYPETAGEIIQKNQDGGYIEFKGNIVPDGYREMPGRSISQRYAKTHGFWMIPLKQISLQEGLLVQHKGFEEGEDWLFTSGDLPYYDVIKK from the coding sequence ATGAAAAAAATAATACTTACTTTATTCACATGTCTGTTTGCCGTAATCAGCTGCGATAAGATCGAAGATATGCTCGATGCGACAAACTACCAGAAAGCGGACAGTTCCTCTTTCCCTAAGACTGAGAAGGATGCGGAACAGCTCATAAACGCTCCGTACTATACCTTCTATTCCCTGTACAATGGAAGTATTTTCAGGACAAACCTGTTCAGACACATGATCGCCAGCGACGACGTCTATGGTCATGGATCCGAGTCTTCTACCGAAACATCAGCGGCAGACCGCCTGCTTGAGGTTTCCGGAGAAGAGACCAACGCCCCTTGGATAGACTACTATAAGGGTCTTCACCGCTGTAATTTCGCCATCGAAGCGATTTCGGCGATGGACGACGCTCTCTTCACGGGAGACAACAAGAACTGGTATCTCGGCCAGGCTCACTTCATGAGGGCCTTCTACCTCTGGACACTTGCCGACAAGCATGAGACATTCCCGCTTACGCTCACGGCTGAGGTTGATAATCTGCCGAATGCGACAGTAGATGAAATCTACGAAGCAATCGCCGCAGACCTTACCGAGGCCATCAGGCTCATCCCTGCCAAATACGGCTACTCACGCGAGAACAACCAGGTCGGCCGTGCTACAAAATACGCAGCAGAGGCTCTCATGGGCCGCGTATGGCTGTTCTACACAGGATTCTACAAGAAGGACAAGATGGCAGATGTAACCAAGGAAATGGTCATAAGCTATCTTGAGGACTGTGCCAATACCAGCGTATCCCATTTCGACCTTGAAGACGATCCCCGTGCACTCTGGGCATATACCAATGAGTATTCCAGCGGTCTTAAATATTCCGAAGAAGGCTTCGATACATACGTAAGCCGCGAGAAAATCCGCTGGGTCGGAAACCACAGCAAGGAGACCATCTTCGCAACTCATTTCTCGCTCACCGGAACTGACCGCAACCGTCTCGGCGAATGGCTGGGAATCCGTAATTCCAGCAAGACTACCAACGCGACCTGCTACCCTTATTCAGCTAAGTCCAACGGTAACGCGTCAGTCAACCCTCTGATGGTCAAAGAATGGTATGAGGATCCGGACTACGGCCCTGCCGACAAACGTTTCTATGGTTCGCTCATGGCGTCCCGAAATGCAGACGAAGTATATCCATGGTTCAATGACGGCTATGTAGAGATTCCAGATTTCAGCGGAGATAACGCCAAGGAAGTGGAGAGGACTCTCTTCTATCCGAAGAAATACATCGCTGTCGCATGCTATGCCGACGGTAACAAGTCAAGCATGTACAACAACTTCTTCCATGCCATCAACAGTTCTGTCAGCGACAATAACAACGGACTGCGCAACGATGCCATATACATACGTTTCGCAGACGTTCTCCTGATGCTGGATGAACTGAAAGGCACAGTCACCGGAATGAACCGTCTTCGCGCACGTGCAGGACTGGCTCCATACGATTCATACTCATTCGAACGCCTCCAGAAAGAGCGCCGCTATGAATTCGCATTCGAAGGACTACGTTTCGACGACCTCCGGCGCTGGTATCCGGAAACAGCCGGAGAAATCATCCAGAAGAACCAGGATGGCGGATATATCGAATTCAAGGGAAATATCGTTCCAGACGGTTACCGCGAGATGCCTGGCAGGTCCATCTCTCAGAGATATGCCAAGACCCACGGTTTCTGGATGATTCCTCTGAAGCAGATCAGTCTCCAGGAAGGACTCCTGGTCCAGCACAAAGGATTTGAAGAAGGAGAAGACTGGCTGTTCACCAGCGGTGACCTCCCTTACTATGATGTGATCAAGAAATAA